The window aagcccttaacagcttgtgGCAGAGTTATTTAAGAGGATGCCTTCTTCTTCGTCAACCCCGCCGCCTCTCAAgagcatctggggaggtctggttgaggttgccaccagcttagttgGTGGTGACTCGAAAATGGGCCAATTCTAGAGTTACCCCGGGACTATGGAactcgcttcctaatgaaatcagagtttccccttctctgaatgtttttaagaaggaactaaaaacatacctgtttagtcaagcttgtagtttatagttttaaagtttccaCTTTTGGAGTTTctaatgtattttaaattgttttaattatgttaatggtttttatatgGTGAACTGCCCCACGACCTTTTGtattgggcggtatacaaatgcactaataaataaataaataggaactaATTTCAGGTCTTGGTAACAGGATACTGGGAGACAGTATTGAAATTTCAATAACCGAATCAAATCTAGAAATCAAGTGTGAGGTCTTGGCAGAGAACAAGTTTGAAAGAACTCATTAAATGTCAAAATCTGGGCTACATTTAACATTTATGCACAGTGAGACtaaggccgcatttgcacataacacaaaactggaggtgaatggAACTCCGGTTTAAAAAACCATGCATCCGAATACGGCAACCACAGTTTAAACAGAAAATGGACctgcagattccctccctggacaGTGATTTGTACCTTCTGGTTGTAGTGAGGTCCACCACCTGGACCTCCGATTCCATGGTGCCcgcgttacatccaaacactggcactgcagtctggttgctttgctactggagttgagggaggaagctcctcccttgctccggctgccattggctgccggggctgtccttcattaaaggaggtagccctggcagccagttccccctcctctctggaatcagtgagactgcaaagaCGGAGCTCTCCTAAATGtccgaattcagatgggagacGGTTCTTTAAAACAATCCATGGGATGTCTTTGTTGCATATTCATTTGCATTGCACAAATTCAGGCTAaagaagaggaagcccatttaCAAAGCTTGACTTTGAGACAAACCTGAGAGACATCAAGTTTGACATTACCAGATAGCCAAGATGACAGCCATTACACAAGCAACTGGAGACCATTAGGGGCTCCCGCTGGTGATGCATGCAGTAAACGCATTTCCTAACAGATCCTGTCAACATTGATGGACCTTTCGCTAGCTCAAAACCCCCAAACCAAGAGCAGCTCTGTTACCTGTTAACAATGTTGTTCAGCCTGCTTGCCTGGGGGATTGTAGAGTCTTCCCCACTGATGCTCATCTTCGTGGGAGATTGCATGTCTAAATTCTCAGGCTCCATTGGCTGTTGGCAAGTCAGAGGGGGCATGTAGGACTGCGGAGAGAGGGTCCCCGTCTCGTTCTGCTCAGGACTGTCTTGCTTGGCACTCTGGTTGAGCGAGTTGAGGACAATGAACTTGTACTTCTTCCAGTTGCAAGCCTTCAGGTCAGTCGGACTCTTGGCAGAGAGGGACCCAGAGCTCTGACCGATGCGGGCATTCTTGCTGCTGCTTGACTCGGTCGGCGAATTGGGTTGGCAGTCTGATTTCTGGGGGCTCTGGGGGCTAATGAGAACCTTGCGGTTCATTGGTGTGTTGGTTGGCTCAAACCGTTGACCGATCTCATTTTCCTTCAAGGATCTCTCTTCTTCCTTGCTCACTTTGTCGCAGGTAAAGTAGGCATTGTTACGGGCCAGAGGAGCAGCACTGTAGTGCACATCACTTTTGACCTCTTCTGCAGCAGCGTCTTTTGGAGAATAGATGGTAGGGTGGCACATGCTGGGTGAGACATCTGTGACGGTCCTGGTGTACTCTGTGGTGCTTGTCCGGGCACCACTGCAGGGCAGCCCACGTTCCCTCGGGAAAGGGTTGGCTCTTGCAGTGTCCGACAGCGGCATCCTAGCCTCTCGCAGCTCTTCGTCTGAGAAGAGGTACCCGTTGATGGGCATGGGGTTGTATCCAGTGTAGGAGATGGGTGACCCAGAGAGGCTGCTGTACAGGCCGGGGGCATAGGCCCGCCCGTCACACATGGGCCCGTTCCGAAGAGGCATGCTGTTCTCGGCTAGCTCTCTGGTTCGGTAAGCCATCATCTCTGGATGGCTCAGCATCCGGCTGGACAGGAATTCTTCCCGAGGAGCCTTTACAGCAGATACCATCTCCGTTTCACTGGAGCGGGGGGAAAGGGAGATGACAAAATAGAAGTTTAGATAATGATCCTGCCGTTGACTACAACCTATGCTTTTATCTGCTTGCTTGGGGGAAGACTCAGTGGGAACAGGCAAGCTGACCTGGCCATCGGCTATGGCGGAAACGGACTCAGCTCATCTTGAGCCTGGGGATAAAAGAAGCAAAACAAGAGGCCAACggtcattgtgtctggggatgaagagagttgcagcccaacaccatctggggactcaaggctgagaacTCCTGAATTAGTTGTTCCAGGCCAGTGTTTCAGAATGCCCGGAAGCAGCACAAGACTGGACCAGACGCAGGCTGTCTATTGCTCCAGACAAGCAAGGAACCTGAACGCAAACCCTAAAGTGTAAAGTCTATTCGGCCTCCCGAGTGTCATTCCTAAAGGTTCCTGGACCTCCGATGAGGACGACACTCCTCACAGGTAACAGGTGAGGCAAGGCTTGCATCACTTTCGAGTATTTAGGGGCTGCCACTTTATACAGCCATTCTGCAATTTAATATCATGCTTCCCCTAAGGTTCTGTATCTTAAACCCGAAGCATAAGGGCATACTATACAAGAGTATATCATGCATGTTCTCATCCAAACTGAGAACTCCACAGAAGGAGGCGCTCAGCCCTGATCTGGAAACCAGCTCCAAAGAAGGTCCTGCATCACTTCCCCAGCTGCTTCAGAATCAGTCATGGTgtcttggtttttttctttttctatgtaaaccactttgagaactttggttgaagagtggtaaatattcatagtaacagcagcagcagccacctagCAAATGTCCCCAGGCAGGGAATTCCAAAACAGCCAGGTACCCTCCAAAGAAGACCTTTCTGTATACCCTTACTGTCGGGACTTGGCATACAAATATCAAAAGGCAGAAGGACAACATGGCACCCTTCAAAGACCCCAAGTGGGGGGGAAAGGACAGGCAGCAGTACTTGGCTGAGAATATGTTGCATTGGGCAGTCAACCTGAGGAATCACTGCACTGGAAAAGCCATTGTGACTAGGAAGGCAGATCACTTGGCTCAAGCTACCCATTACACTCAAGGCCACTTAGTACAGCATGGCTCACCTGGTGTTGAGAAGCCTCCGACACGTGTCCACGACGTGTTCCATctgcaggtagagggcggtgctCATGACGGCCATGATGTTGCTCTCCCTCAAGTTGAGGCGGGAAGTGTACATAAACTCCAGGAGAATGCCAAATCCTTCCGGGTTGATCTCAGGATCCAAGTTGATGATGTTCAAATTGCACTTCAGCTGATCAGTGAAAATACTGTAGAAAAGGCCactggaaggaaaggaaggagaccAGAAATACTGAGAGGTAGAGAAAAAGAAACTGAAGAGGCAGGATCCAAGATGGCTCACCTGCCATGTGACTTACTGTACCAGTGGAACAGAAAGATGAAGTTGCTCCTTCCCAGCCAAAGTGCTCAAAATCTACCCGCCCCCTTCTCTGGGCCAATATGACAGGGGAACCCAAATCTATTCTTCCCTGCTTCAGGAACACAAGTATCGGAAAATATAGCAAATCAAGTCCCACAACTTTCCATATAGATAGAGAGATCCCTGATGAACTGATGCCTTTAAGACAGGGATGGCCAATCTGAGGgtccccagctattgttggactacaactctcatcatcccgagccacaataaaacttgagaacccctgaggTTGGCCACTCCTGTCAGATTTAAGATCTTCTGTGGACTTATTTGAAGTAGCTTACCTACATCTCAGGTATTATTGACACTTGTATAATACCCATGTGCTTAAGGTGCAGAAGATgggccttcctttcctcctcaagAAAGCATGCTCAAATATCTAAAAGGACAGTTCTTCTCACACACATTCCAGTCAATCTGTCACTGGGCCATGCAGAGCTGATGCCAGGCTTCTCTAGGTCCTGGGTCTGCACTGGGCCCCATTCAACCCCCCACTctagtgggcagcagcagcagcttctcctcctcttcccaagaacttagcagggaagaggaggagctaTCGTGGAGTCCCTTGGTAGCAACTCCTTCTCCTCCCATCAGCCAATCTGCTTTCTCTGCATGGTTGCAGGGGTGTTTGAGAGCAAGCCCATTGGCTGCTGGGAAGGAGGAGCTACTGTGAAAGTCTTGTGCTTTCgctcctcttcctgctctccccacaggccAATAGGCAGCAAAGGAAGCAGTGGTAGACGTCTGTGGGCCACTGCAAGTGGGTCCACCAGGTAGGCAAGTGCTCAGGCTCAGGCTCGCAACCCTGGTCATTAGGTCATGCCTACGTCAACACTGGCCCTGAGAGGCCACCGGCCAATAAGACGCCCTAGCCAATCAGCCAGCAAACTTGGGTTTGATTGACTTAGCTGGGGCAGCATCGATGCTCTGTCAATGCTCACCTACAGGCCATCAGGACTGTTTTGTGGGCTCTGAACTGTTCCCGGTTGACGATGATGACGACGTCAGTCAGGATATCCCTGTTCCTAAGGCGGTTGAGATTGAGGAGGACATCGCTGGCGTGTCGGGTGAACTGGATGCAACTGTCTGCCGGAGAAGCCATCTTGTGTTTGTCCTGCAGgtgagcagaggggaggagggcaCCATGAGCCAGTGTAACTGTGGAAAGTTTGTTCAGGAGGGCATTTGTTTGGTCTGCAGAATGAATCGCTCTCAGTCTGCAGGAGTACAGAGGCTTTATTGCCTGCCGTTGGCACTGGCCTCCATCTGCTCCGAGCATCCCACCTGATACCCTTGCAGTCACTGGAAGCTTAGAAGAATCCCAAGGGCAGGACTGGAACCAAGAGGTTGAGATGGCGAGAAAACCATCTGGATTCAGCTAGATACTAGAAGGAACTTCCTAAGTGTAAGAGCTgtctgacagtggaacagtctgccctgGGCACTGGTGAGCTCAGGCAATCCTCCACTGGAGATTTTtcgacagaggctggatggccttCCATTAGGGGTgctgagcaggggattggacgAGAAGACCTCctaggtcccttccaactcaagAACTCTATGATTGTGCAGCATGGTATGGAGTGTAGGGCCTATGACCCCATTATCCTTCGTTTTaggctctgtttttattttgcatgtagagagtcccaggttcaatccctggcagtatatCCAGATAAGGcagggaaagactgctgcctggaaCCCCAGAGGAATGCTGCCagtcctgtgctaga of the Hemicordylus capensis ecotype Gifberg chromosome 3, rHemCap1.1.pri, whole genome shotgun sequence genome contains:
- the BCL6 gene encoding B-cell lymphoma 6 protein isoform X5, translated to MASPADSCIQFTRHASDVLLNLNRLRNRDILTDVVIIVNREQFRAHKTVLMACSGLFYSIFTDQLKCNLNIINLDPEINPEGFGILLEFMYTSRLNLRESNIMAVMSTALYLQMEHVVDTCRRLLNTSETEMVSAVKAPREEFLSSRMLSHPEMMAYRTRELAENSMPLRNGPMCDGRAYAPGLYSSLSGSPISYTGYNPMPINGYLFSDEELREARMPLSDTARANPFPRERGLPCSGARTSTTEYTRTVTDVSPSMCHPTIYSPKDAAAEEVKSDVHYSAAPLARNNAYFTCDKVSKEEERSLKENEIGQRFEPTNTPMNRKVLISPQSPQKSDCQPNSPTESSSSKNARIGQSSGSLSAKSPTDLKACNWKKYKFIVLNSLNQSAKQDSPEQNETGTLSPQSYMPPLTCQQPMEPENLDMQSPTKMSISGEDSTIPQASRLNNIVNRSLDGSPRSSEGQSPVYLHSSKCSSCGSQSPQHSEMCLHTPGSNFGEEMGETQSEYSDSSCDNGTFFCNECHCRFSEEASLKRHSLQMHSDKPYKCDRCQASFRYKGNLASHKTVHTGEKPYRCSICGAQFNRPANLKTHTRIHSGEKPYKCETCGARFVQVAHLRAHVLIHTGEKPYPCEICGTRFRHLQTLKSHLRIHTGEKPYHCEKCNLHFRHKSQLRLHLRQKHGAITNTKVQYRVSTAEGPPELSKAC
- the BCL6 gene encoding B-cell lymphoma 6 protein isoform X4; the protein is MLTSLLGCDKHKMASPADSCIQFTRHASDVLLNLNRLRNRDILTDVVIIVNREQFRAHKTVLMACSGLFYSIFTDQLKCNLNIINLDPEINPEGFGILLEFMYTSRLNLRESNIMAVMSTALYLQMEHVVDTCRRLLNTSETEMVSAVKAPREEFLSSRMLSHPEMMAYRTRELAENSMPLRNGPMCDGRAYAPGLYSSLSGSPISYTGYNPMPINGYLFSDEELREARMPLSDTARANPFPRERGLPCSGARTSTTEYTRTVTDVSPSMCHPTIYSPKDAAAEEVKSDVHYSAAPLARNNAYFTCDKVSKEEERSLKENEIGQRFEPTNTPMNRKVLISPQSPQKSDCQPNSPTESSSSKNARIGQSSGSLSAKSPTDLKACNWKKYKFIVLNSLNQSAKQDSPEQNETGTLSPQSYMPPLTCQQPMEPENLDMQSPTKMSISGEDSTIPQASRLNNIVNRSLDGSPRSSEGQSPVYLHSSKCSSCGSQSPQHSEMCLHTPGSNFGEEMGETQSEYSDSSCDNGTFFCNECHCRFSEEASLKRHSLQMHSDKPYKCDRCQASFRYKGNLASHKTVHTGEKPYRCSICGAQFNRPANLKTHTRIHSGEKPYKCETCGARFVQVAHLRAHVLIHTGEKPYPCEICGTRFRHLQTLKSHLRIHTGEKPYHCEKCNLHFRHKSQLRLHLRQKHGAITNTKVQYRVSTAEGPPELSKAC
- the BCL6 gene encoding B-cell lymphoma 6 protein isoform X1; its protein translation is MVQPHFEYCVQFWSYLKEDIVEPETVQNKTATTMIRGLEHLPYEDKHKMASPADSCIQFTRHASDVLLNLNRLRNRDILTDVVIIVNREQFRAHKTVLMACSGLFYSIFTDQLKCNLNIINLDPEINPEGFGILLEFMYTSRLNLRESNIMAVMSTALYLQMEHVVDTCRRLLNTSETEMVSAVKAPREEFLSSRMLSHPEMMAYRTRELAENSMPLRNGPMCDGRAYAPGLYSSLSGSPISYTGYNPMPINGYLFSDEELREARMPLSDTARANPFPRERGLPCSGARTSTTEYTRTVTDVSPSMCHPTIYSPKDAAAEEVKSDVHYSAAPLARNNAYFTCDKVSKEEERSLKENEIGQRFEPTNTPMNRKVLISPQSPQKSDCQPNSPTESSSSKNARIGQSSGSLSAKSPTDLKACNWKKYKFIVLNSLNQSAKQDSPEQNETGTLSPQSYMPPLTCQQPMEPENLDMQSPTKMSISGEDSTIPQASRLNNIVNRSLDGSPRSSEGQSPVYLHSSKCSSCGSQSPQHSEMCLHTPGSNFGEEMGETQSEYSDSSCDNGTFFCNECHCRFSEEASLKRHSLQMHSDKPYKCDRCQASFRYKGNLASHKTVHTGEKPYRCSICGAQFNRPANLKTHTRIHSGEKPYKCETCGARFVQVAHLRAHVLIHTGEKPYPCEICGTRFRHLQTLKSHLRIHTGEKPYHCEKCNLHFRHKSQLRLHLRQKHGAITNTKVQYRVSTAEGPPELSKAC
- the BCL6 gene encoding B-cell lymphoma 6 protein isoform X6; this translates as MVQPHFEYCVQFWSYLKEDIVEPETVQNKTATTMIRGLEHLPYEDKHKMASPADSCIQFTRHASDVLLNLNRLRNRDILTDVVIIVNREQFRAHKTVLMACSGLFYSIFTDQLKCNLNIINLDPEINPEGFGILLEFMYTSRLNLRESNIMAVMSTALYLQMEHVVDTCRRLLNTSETEMVSAVKAPREEFLSSRMLSHPEMMAYRTRELAENSMPLRNGPMCDGRAYAPGLYSSLSGSPISYTGYNPMPINGYLFSDEELREARMPLSDTARANPFPRERGLPCSGARTSTTEYTRTVTDVSPSMCHPTIYSPKDAAAEEVKSDVHYSAAPLARNNAYFTCDKVSKEEERSLKENEIGQRFEPTNTPMNRKVLISPQSPQKSDCQPNSPTESSSSKNARIGQSSGSLSAKSPTDLKACNWKKYKFIVLNSLNQSAKQDSPEQNETGTLSPQSYMPPLTCQQPMEPENLDMQSPTKMSISGEDSTIPQASRLNNIVNRSLDGSPRSSEGQSPVYLHSSKCSSCGSQSPQHSEMCLHTPGSNFGEEMGETQSEYSDSSCGEKPYRCSICGAQFNRPANLKTHTRIHSGEKPYKCETCGARFVQVAHLRAHVLIHTGEKPYPCEICGTRFRHLQTLKSHLRIHTGEKPYHCEKCNLHFRHKSQLRLHLRQKHGAITNTKVQYRVSTAEGPPELSKAC
- the BCL6 gene encoding B-cell lymphoma 6 protein isoform X3, whose product is MWRGIQATPLCYKGDTQHEEKDKHKMASPADSCIQFTRHASDVLLNLNRLRNRDILTDVVIIVNREQFRAHKTVLMACSGLFYSIFTDQLKCNLNIINLDPEINPEGFGILLEFMYTSRLNLRESNIMAVMSTALYLQMEHVVDTCRRLLNTSETEMVSAVKAPREEFLSSRMLSHPEMMAYRTRELAENSMPLRNGPMCDGRAYAPGLYSSLSGSPISYTGYNPMPINGYLFSDEELREARMPLSDTARANPFPRERGLPCSGARTSTTEYTRTVTDVSPSMCHPTIYSPKDAAAEEVKSDVHYSAAPLARNNAYFTCDKVSKEEERSLKENEIGQRFEPTNTPMNRKVLISPQSPQKSDCQPNSPTESSSSKNARIGQSSGSLSAKSPTDLKACNWKKYKFIVLNSLNQSAKQDSPEQNETGTLSPQSYMPPLTCQQPMEPENLDMQSPTKMSISGEDSTIPQASRLNNIVNRSLDGSPRSSEGQSPVYLHSSKCSSCGSQSPQHSEMCLHTPGSNFGEEMGETQSEYSDSSCDNGTFFCNECHCRFSEEASLKRHSLQMHSDKPYKCDRCQASFRYKGNLASHKTVHTGEKPYRCSICGAQFNRPANLKTHTRIHSGEKPYKCETCGARFVQVAHLRAHVLIHTGEKPYPCEICGTRFRHLQTLKSHLRIHTGEKPYHCEKCNLHFRHKSQLRLHLRQKHGAITNTKVQYRVSTAEGPPELSKAC
- the BCL6 gene encoding B-cell lymphoma 6 protein isoform X2 — translated: MPTYLSSTIPVLWGVWVFVFCFCIFETSFSQDKHKMASPADSCIQFTRHASDVLLNLNRLRNRDILTDVVIIVNREQFRAHKTVLMACSGLFYSIFTDQLKCNLNIINLDPEINPEGFGILLEFMYTSRLNLRESNIMAVMSTALYLQMEHVVDTCRRLLNTSETEMVSAVKAPREEFLSSRMLSHPEMMAYRTRELAENSMPLRNGPMCDGRAYAPGLYSSLSGSPISYTGYNPMPINGYLFSDEELREARMPLSDTARANPFPRERGLPCSGARTSTTEYTRTVTDVSPSMCHPTIYSPKDAAAEEVKSDVHYSAAPLARNNAYFTCDKVSKEEERSLKENEIGQRFEPTNTPMNRKVLISPQSPQKSDCQPNSPTESSSSKNARIGQSSGSLSAKSPTDLKACNWKKYKFIVLNSLNQSAKQDSPEQNETGTLSPQSYMPPLTCQQPMEPENLDMQSPTKMSISGEDSTIPQASRLNNIVNRSLDGSPRSSEGQSPVYLHSSKCSSCGSQSPQHSEMCLHTPGSNFGEEMGETQSEYSDSSCDNGTFFCNECHCRFSEEASLKRHSLQMHSDKPYKCDRCQASFRYKGNLASHKTVHTGEKPYRCSICGAQFNRPANLKTHTRIHSGEKPYKCETCGARFVQVAHLRAHVLIHTGEKPYPCEICGTRFRHLQTLKSHLRIHTGEKPYHCEKCNLHFRHKSQLRLHLRQKHGAITNTKVQYRVSTAEGPPELSKAC